A window of the Vibrio ostreae genome harbors these coding sequences:
- a CDS encoding PTS fructose transporter subunit IIB, whose translation MMNIVGITACTVGIAHTYIAQKKIELAAKKAGNNVKIETQGTIGIENKLTDEDIAQADIVLLAADVNVTGEERFAGKKVVKVSTEVAIKSPNKLIEKLQQLVTE comes from the coding sequence ATGATGAATATTGTAGGAATTACCGCATGCACTGTCGGTATTGCTCACACGTATATTGCGCAAAAGAAAATTGAATTAGCCGCTAAAAAAGCGGGAAATAACGTAAAAATTGAAACTCAGGGGACGATCGGTATCGAAAATAAATTGACCGATGAAGATATTGCCCAAGCGGATATTGTGCTGTTAGCCGCCGATGTTAATGTCACCGGTGAAGAACGATTTGCCGGAAAAAAAGTCGTTAAAGTGTCCACAGAAGTCGCTATTAAATCGCCTAACAAGCTTATCGAAAAACTCCAGCAGTTAGTGACGGAGTAA
- a CDS encoding transporter, translating into MANTNRISVVFDYTSFLGTSCTKKWTFSDALVSFAPVFGTVWHDTVRDGKSHEERLWEMALQRLSSRRSDESNLVTLVKLAKLEGIQELKLVMPYSLEPEQINAIQARGEAEIKATAPEEFIITL; encoded by the coding sequence ATGGCGAACACAAATCGAATCTCTGTCGTGTTTGATTACACCAGTTTCCTGGGCACATCCTGCACGAAAAAATGGACGTTTTCCGATGCCCTGGTTTCATTCGCCCCTGTATTCGGAACCGTATGGCACGATACGGTCAGAGATGGCAAAAGCCATGAAGAGCGATTATGGGAAATGGCACTGCAGCGCTTATCGAGCCGTCGCAGTGATGAATCCAATCTGGTCACTCTGGTCAAACTGGCCAAGCTGGAAGGGATTCAGGAACTGAAATTAGTGATGCCTTATTCGCTCGAACCGGAGCAGATTAATGCCATCCAGGCGCGCGGCGAGGCTGAAATCAAAGCCACCGCACCGGAAGAGTTCATTATTACGCTTTAA
- a CDS encoding PTS sugar transporter subunit IIA, with product MDISKVLSVKHIKLNMVATTKKEAIEELTDLLVDDGAVIDKEHFVRDVWLREEQGSTGFENHIAIPHGKSEAVRQTTLAIGRTQNDIPWETMDGSDIRCIILFAVRMVDQNTTHIRLLSQVSSALADEEIIEQLLQEQDPQKIVELFNPETVTE from the coding sequence ATGGACATTTCAAAAGTACTCAGCGTAAAGCACATCAAATTAAACATGGTGGCTACAACTAAAAAAGAAGCGATTGAAGAACTGACCGATTTATTGGTTGACGATGGGGCTGTGATTGATAAAGAGCATTTTGTCCGCGATGTATGGCTGCGTGAGGAACAAGGCTCAACTGGTTTTGAAAACCACATTGCGATTCCACATGGTAAATCTGAGGCGGTACGCCAGACTACGTTGGCGATTGGCCGCACCCAGAACGACATCCCTTGGGAAACCATGGATGGCAGTGACATTCGCTGCATTATCTTGTTTGCTGTTCGCATGGTTGACCAGAATACCACGCATATTCGTCTGTTATCGCAAGTTTCAAGCGCATTGGCAGATGAAGAGATCATCGAGCAGTTGCTGCAAGAACAAGATCCGCAAAAAATCGTTGAGCTGTTTAATCCGGAAACGGTAACGGAATAA
- a CDS encoding BglG family transcription antiterminator: protein MKMITSRQHRLLRFLLQHREYVTLFNLAEQLGVSTKTIQRDLNIITAYLADLNVQIDKKVGAGVLLVAESTADLLQLELQLSDDNEDSDGVLGHARRIKIASWLLSETPKETSINKLSERHHISNASIVNDLKVIEDWITPLGLELIRSQSGTRIQGDENSVRQAMAALINGLINHQDPGLVNHSRLDPGSYKALVHYFGEGEVGFVQALLQDMEEDLAYPLGEPYYINIFTHILIMMHRRIKGNLLGNPCYEARQHPKDSAFRVAGKMVDKIEQHIDLSLPENEVWFIYQYIISSGILVSENQNNSVLHTELCSYQARDISLQLVTRFSQLINIDLAADKQLLDGMEVHIRPLINRLHYQIIIRNPLLDEIKNELADVYHLTRIAVNDVFTTDISAAVSDDEVGYLAVHFQAAIERQITHKRVLLVCSTGVGTSHLLKSRIVRAFPDWEIVATVPSSHLQSVNQKLAPDLIISTVHVAEIDTPVVYVTAFLNDADLQRITEKLITEKLHLASDVYNVTQS from the coding sequence ATGAAAATGATTACCTCTCGACAACATCGATTATTACGATTCCTGCTACAACATCGGGAATACGTCACTTTATTCAATCTGGCAGAACAACTTGGTGTGTCGACAAAAACTATCCAGCGTGACCTGAATATTATTACGGCCTACCTGGCTGATTTGAACGTGCAAATCGATAAAAAAGTAGGTGCTGGTGTTTTGCTGGTGGCTGAGAGTACCGCCGACCTGTTGCAACTGGAGTTGCAACTGAGTGATGACAATGAAGATTCCGACGGTGTTCTGGGCCATGCGCGGCGGATAAAAATTGCCTCATGGTTATTGAGTGAAACCCCTAAAGAAACGTCAATTAACAAGCTTTCCGAGCGCCACCACATCAGCAATGCGTCAATCGTCAATGATTTAAAGGTTATCGAAGACTGGATCACACCACTTGGGCTTGAACTGATTCGCAGCCAAAGCGGCACTCGAATTCAAGGTGATGAGAACAGTGTGCGTCAGGCCATGGCGGCATTGATTAACGGGCTAATCAACCATCAGGATCCCGGTTTGGTGAACCATTCAAGACTTGACCCGGGCAGCTATAAAGCCTTGGTTCACTATTTTGGCGAAGGCGAGGTGGGGTTTGTTCAGGCTCTGCTACAGGACATGGAAGAAGATCTTGCCTATCCGTTAGGTGAACCTTACTACATCAATATTTTCACCCATATATTGATCATGATGCACCGGCGTATCAAGGGGAATTTGCTGGGAAATCCATGCTATGAAGCGCGCCAGCATCCTAAGGATTCAGCATTCAGGGTGGCGGGTAAAATGGTGGATAAAATCGAGCAGCACATCGATTTATCTTTACCGGAAAATGAGGTGTGGTTTATTTACCAGTACATTATTTCATCAGGAATATTGGTGTCTGAAAATCAAAACAACAGTGTATTGCATACTGAATTATGCAGTTATCAGGCACGGGATATTTCCCTACAACTGGTCACACGATTCTCGCAGCTGATTAATATTGATCTGGCTGCAGATAAACAGTTATTGGATGGCATGGAAGTGCATATACGTCCGCTGATAAACCGTCTTCATTATCAAATTATTATTCGTAATCCACTGCTAGATGAAATTAAAAATGAGCTGGCGGATGTCTATCATTTGACTCGTATTGCGGTGAATGATGTGTTTACCACTGATATATCAGCGGCCGTTTCTGATGATGAAGTCGGTTATCTGGCGGTCCATTTTCAGGCTGCCATTGAACGCCAGATCACGCACAAGCGCGTATTACTGGTGTGTTCAACCGGGGTAGGGACGTCACACCTGCTCAAAAGCCGCATTGTACGGGCATTTCCCGATTGGGAAATCGTGGCGACGGTGCCATCGAGCCACTTACAAAGCGTCAATCAGAAACTCGCGCCTGATCTGATTATCTCAACGGTTCATGTGGCAGAAATTGACACTCCGGTGGTGTATGTCACCGCGTTTCTCAACGATGCAGATCTGCAGCGAATTACAGAAAAACTCATAACAGAAAAGCTACATCTCGCAAGCGATGTATACAACGTTACTCAATCTTAA
- a CDS encoding phosphoribosylaminoimidazolesuccinocarboxamide synthase: MSLADQVLAVNDDLPIRTNQPVHSGKVRSVYWLTEQDSRRLIKEKGYNVAEDAPLAIMVISDRISAFDCIWHAEGGVQGVPGKGAALNAISNHWFKLFKDNGLADSHILDIPHPFVWIVQKAKPIKIEAICRQYITGSMWRAYSKGEREFCGIELPEGLEKDKALPELLMTPSTKGILKGIPGVPEADDVNITRKNIEDNFAAFNFSKASDIALYEKLLKEGFGVISNALQAIDQIFVDTKFEFGYVNDANGVEKLIYMDEVGTPDSSRIWDAKEYQAGNIVENSKEGFRQFLLNYFPDPDILLNKERMPEREALARDNALPLEALMDISRTYLGIAEKIVGHKIELSSNPKQEIIDVLNKEYGLID; encoded by the coding sequence ATGAGCCTTGCTGACCAAGTTCTTGCCGTCAATGACGACCTCCCGATCCGCACCAACCAGCCGGTACACAGTGGTAAAGTCCGCTCTGTTTACTGGTTAACCGAACAAGACAGCCGTCGCCTGATCAAAGAGAAAGGCTACAACGTGGCTGAAGATGCGCCGCTGGCGATCATGGTCATCAGTGATCGTATCTCAGCGTTTGACTGTATCTGGCATGCCGAAGGTGGTGTGCAGGGCGTTCCGGGCAAAGGCGCGGCGCTGAACGCAATCTCTAATCACTGGTTTAAACTGTTTAAAGACAACGGCCTGGCTGACAGCCACATTCTTGATATTCCTCATCCGTTTGTCTGGATCGTACAAAAAGCCAAACCTATCAAGATTGAAGCGATTTGCCGTCAGTACATCACAGGTTCCATGTGGCGTGCTTATTCCAAGGGCGAACGTGAGTTCTGTGGTATTGAACTGCCGGAAGGTCTGGAAAAAGATAAAGCACTGCCAGAACTGCTGATGACTCCGTCGACCAAAGGCATTCTGAAAGGCATTCCGGGCGTGCCGGAAGCGGACGATGTCAACATCACCCGTAAGAACATTGAAGACAACTTTGCGGCATTCAACTTCAGCAAAGCGTCAGACATCGCGCTGTACGAAAAACTGCTGAAAGAAGGTTTCGGCGTGATCAGCAATGCGCTGCAGGCGATCGACCAGATTTTTGTCGATACCAAATTTGAATTTGGTTACGTCAACGATGCCAACGGCGTTGAAAAACTGATCTACATGGACGAAGTGGGCACGCCTGATTCATCACGTATCTGGGATGCGAAAGAGTATCAGGCCGGTAACATCGTCGAAAACTCGAAAGAAGGTTTCCGTCAGTTCCTGCTCAACTATTTCCCGGATCCGGATATCCTGCTGAACAAAGAGCGTATGCCGGAGCGAGAAGCACTGGCGCGTGATAACGCTCTGCCGCTGGAAGCACTGATGGATATCTCACGCACCTACCTTGGTATTGCCGAGAAGATTGTCGGTCATAAGATTGAGCTGAGCAGCAATCCGAAACAGGAAATCATCGACGTACTGAACAAAGAGTACGGCCTTATCGACTGA
- a CDS encoding helicase-related protein: MHSLPIDTLKATFLTQLNDHDLVVEAETGSGKSTRLPVWAAEKGRVLVIEPRRIACTSLAEFLAGQREEKVGASIGYAIKLENRFSDASSVVFVTPGVALRWFAQDRLVRFETIMVDEFHERRWDTDLLVALLKQSASHRLVITSATLQAQRLTSYLAAERLQASGRVYDVNIEYRATESRQLPDSRDLAIRVKQEVLAALQQTDADILVFLPGRKEIQQCQQLLGSHNDLLVVPLHASVSDSERHLALNPQSRQKVVLATNVAETSLTIPNIACVIDSGLERRNEQRNGRTALVLKSISEASAKQRAGRAGRVMQGRAIRLYGQHAALDAVTPPQLQREDLTEAMLAAASCGVQLDQIEFLETLPDKTLLQARDRLTGMGALDDEGKITEHGRQLAPLPVDALYADLVARIAPKALKEAMVDLTAALAVPASLYTLSGSEEQLEQLARDEPLGCDAHLLIQLVRGASFAGVNPDAEALREARGLAQQMRDIYQLPDLDVASRYQQPDLARAIAALHPELLFVRRERRTEALANGRMEVMCGRHSRLPASAQAALVLDQHSLPGRGVKQTLTLATVMMPLSFTVIEELKLGEWQQADTVQEQHQLKTVLNLVYAGRVVASRMVEASGELALKPLVDAVVAGECLPGFATLRQQQISWWKLYVELGLDPNTSQHHDLTFEQWFAQQLETLGVESADDLALFEADDLPFEGIPYWELDEFAQSYPFELQLGDLNLTVEYYIKRKLIHVVYKNGLRKTLPKRWELPRWPGYKVQFKKASRIVDIV, from the coding sequence ATGCACTCATTACCAATAGATACGCTAAAAGCCACTTTTCTGACTCAGCTCAACGATCACGATTTGGTGGTTGAAGCGGAAACTGGCTCAGGTAAATCAACCCGTTTGCCTGTTTGGGCGGCAGAAAAAGGCCGGGTACTGGTCATCGAGCCGCGCCGCATCGCCTGTACATCGCTGGCTGAATTTCTCGCCGGGCAACGCGAGGAGAAAGTCGGAGCGTCGATTGGTTACGCGATCAAACTGGAAAACCGTTTTAGTGACGCCTCGTCGGTCGTGTTTGTAACGCCGGGTGTCGCGCTGCGTTGGTTTGCACAAGATCGGCTGGTCCGCTTTGAGACCATTATGGTGGATGAGTTTCACGAACGGCGCTGGGATACGGACTTACTGGTTGCGCTGCTCAAGCAAAGCGCGTCTCATCGCCTGGTCATTACTTCAGCGACCCTGCAAGCACAGCGTCTTACATCCTATCTGGCTGCCGAGCGGCTGCAGGCCAGCGGGCGAGTGTATGACGTCAATATTGAATACCGCGCTACAGAGAGCCGCCAACTGCCGGACAGCCGGGATCTCGCTATTCGGGTTAAACAGGAAGTGCTGGCCGCCTTGCAGCAGACGGACGCGGATATTCTGGTATTTCTGCCGGGGCGAAAAGAGATTCAGCAGTGCCAGCAGTTGCTTGGCAGCCACAATGATCTGCTGGTGGTGCCTCTGCATGCCTCGGTCAGCGATAGTGAGCGTCACTTGGCGCTTAATCCGCAATCGCGTCAGAAGGTGGTGCTGGCCACCAACGTGGCAGAAACCTCCCTCACTATCCCCAATATTGCTTGTGTGATTGACAGCGGACTGGAGCGGCGCAATGAACAACGTAATGGCCGCACAGCGCTGGTGCTCAAATCCATCTCCGAGGCCAGCGCCAAGCAGCGCGCCGGACGTGCCGGACGTGTGATGCAGGGGCGGGCGATTCGTTTATACGGCCAGCACGCGGCTCTGGATGCGGTGACGCCGCCACAATTGCAGCGCGAAGACCTGACCGAAGCGATGCTGGCCGCTGCCAGTTGTGGTGTACAGCTGGACCAGATTGAGTTTCTCGAAACTCTGCCGGATAAAACCTTGCTTCAGGCGCGCGACAGGCTCACCGGCATGGGAGCGCTTGATGATGAGGGCAAGATTACCGAACATGGCCGTCAGCTGGCTCCGTTGCCGGTCGATGCCTTATATGCCGACCTGGTGGCGCGTATTGCACCCAAGGCACTCAAAGAAGCCATGGTTGACCTGACGGCGGCATTAGCGGTACCGGCCAGCTTGTATACGCTATCAGGCAGTGAAGAGCAGCTAGAGCAACTGGCGCGGGATGAACCGCTGGGCTGCGACGCTCATCTACTGATCCAATTGGTGCGTGGTGCGTCATTTGCCGGCGTCAACCCGGATGCAGAAGCGCTGCGCGAAGCGCGCGGACTGGCGCAGCAGATGCGCGATATCTACCAGCTACCGGACTTAGACGTCGCTTCCCGCTATCAACAGCCCGATCTGGCGCGTGCGATTGCCGCTTTGCATCCGGAGCTGCTGTTTGTGCGCCGCGAACGCCGCACCGAAGCGTTGGCAAATGGCCGGATGGAAGTGATGTGCGGCCGTCACAGTCGCCTGCCTGCCAGCGCACAGGCGGCTCTGGTGCTCGATCAGCACAGCCTGCCCGGGCGTGGGGTAAAACAGACGCTGACTCTCGCCACCGTGATGATGCCGCTTTCCTTTACCGTGATTGAAGAGCTTAAGCTGGGGGAGTGGCAGCAGGCCGATACCGTGCAGGAACAGCATCAGTTAAAGACTGTGCTCAACCTGGTTTATGCCGGACGCGTGGTCGCCAGCCGCATGGTCGAAGCGAGCGGTGAGCTGGCCCTCAAACCTCTGGTTGATGCGGTGGTGGCCGGTGAGTGCCTGCCCGGTTTCGCTACTTTGCGCCAGCAGCAGATTTCCTGGTGGAAACTCTATGTCGAACTCGGCCTGGATCCCAACACCAGTCAGCATCATGATCTTACCTTCGAACAGTGGTTTGCACAGCAACTGGAAACGCTTGGTGTGGAAAGCGCGGACGATTTGGCACTATTTGAGGCCGACGATTTGCCGTTTGAAGGCATACCGTACTGGGAGCTGGATGAGTTCGCACAATCGTACCCGTTTGAACTTCAGTTGGGTGATTTGAATCTCACCGTGGAGTATTACATTAAACGTAAGCTTATCCATGTGGTATACAAAAACGGGTTACGTAAAACCCTGCCCAAACGCTGGGAACTGCCACGGTGGCCCGGTTACAAGGTACAGTTTAAGAAAGCAAGCCGCATTGTGGATATCGTCTGA
- a CDS encoding NAD-dependent malic enzyme, giving the protein MNNDKRPLYIPYAGPALMGTPLLNKGSAFSAEERASFNLEGLLPEATETIQEQVVRAYQQYRSFESDMDKHIYLRNIQDTNETLFYRLVQNHITEMMPIIYTPTVGAACENFSNIYRRGRGLFISYANRDRIDDLLNNAANHNVKVIVVTDGERILGLGDQGIGGMGIPIGKLSLYTACGGISPAYTLPIVLDVGTNNPQRLADPMYMGWRHPRITGAEYDAFVEDFIQAVQHRWPEALIQFEDFAQKNAMPLLERYKNRICCFNDDIQGTAAVTVGSLLAACRAAGSKLSEQRITFLGAGSAGCGIAEAIIAQMVSEGISDEQARSQVYMVDRWGLLEEGMINLLDFQQRLVQKKANIAEWTTEGSGYSLLDVVRQAKPTVLIGVSGAPGLFSEDVIKEMHQHCPRPIIFPLSNPTSRVEATPSDIIRWTNGEALVATGSPFDPVINEGKTYPIAQCNNSYIFPGIGLGVLAVGAKRVTDEMLMESSRALALCSPLAINGHGPLLPPLESIHSVSKKIAFAVAKKAIEQGVALEITDEALEVAIDQHFWQPVYRRYKRTSF; this is encoded by the coding sequence ATGAATAACGACAAACGTCCGCTATATATCCCTTATGCCGGCCCAGCTCTTATGGGTACCCCTCTTTTAAACAAAGGCAGTGCATTTTCCGCTGAAGAGCGCGCCTCATTTAACCTTGAAGGGCTTCTGCCTGAAGCCACGGAAACAATACAGGAACAAGTCGTTCGTGCCTACCAGCAATATCGCAGCTTTGAAAGCGATATGGACAAGCACATCTACCTGCGCAACATCCAGGATACAAACGAAACCTTATTCTACCGTCTGGTACAAAACCACATCACAGAGATGATGCCGATCATCTACACACCGACCGTTGGTGCTGCATGTGAAAACTTCTCTAACATTTACCGCCGTGGCCGTGGCCTGTTCATCTCTTACGCCAACCGTGACCGTATCGATGATCTGCTGAACAACGCAGCCAACCACAACGTCAAAGTGATCGTTGTGACCGACGGCGAACGTATTCTTGGTCTGGGTGACCAGGGGATCGGCGGTATGGGTATTCCAATCGGTAAACTGTCGCTGTACACCGCGTGTGGCGGCATCAGCCCGGCTTACACTCTGCCTATCGTGCTCGATGTCGGTACTAACAACCCGCAACGTCTGGCTGACCCTATGTACATGGGCTGGCGTCATCCGCGTATTACCGGCGCTGAATACGATGCGTTCGTGGAAGATTTCATCCAGGCAGTGCAACACCGCTGGCCGGAAGCACTGATCCAGTTCGAAGATTTCGCACAGAAAAACGCGATGCCGCTGCTGGAGCGCTACAAGAACCGCATCTGTTGTTTCAACGATGACATTCAGGGCACTGCGGCCGTCACGGTAGGTTCTCTGCTGGCTGCATGTCGCGCGGCAGGCAGCAAACTGTCTGAGCAGCGTATCACCTTCCTGGGCGCTGGCTCGGCTGGTTGTGGTATTGCTGAAGCGATTATCGCGCAAATGGTCTCAGAAGGTATTTCAGACGAGCAGGCACGCTCTCAGGTTTACATGGTTGATCGTTGGGGTCTGCTGGAAGAGGGCATGATTAACCTGCTCGACTTCCAACAACGTCTGGTACAGAAGAAAGCCAACATCGCCGAGTGGACCACTGAAGGCAGCGGTTACTCACTGCTGGACGTCGTCCGTCAAGCAAAACCAACGGTTCTGATTGGTGTATCCGGTGCGCCTGGCCTGTTCAGTGAAGATGTGATTAAAGAGATGCATCAGCACTGCCCGCGCCCGATTATCTTCCCGCTGTCTAACCCGACCAGCCGTGTTGAAGCGACACCAAGCGACATCATTCGCTGGACCAATGGTGAAGCGCTGGTTGCGACCGGCAGCCCGTTCGATCCTGTGATCAACGAAGGTAAGACTTACCCTATCGCTCAATGTAACAACAGCTACATCTTCCCGGGTATCGGCCTGGGCGTACTGGCGGTTGGCGCAAAGCGTGTTACCGACGAAATGCTGATGGAATCAAGCCGTGCTCTGGCACTGTGTTCTCCGCTGGCGATTAATGGTCACGGCCCGCTGTTGCCGCCTCTGGAATCTATCCATTCGGTATCGAAGAAGATTGCTTTTGCGGTTGCGAAGAAAGCCATTGAGCAAGGTGTTGCGCTGGAAATCACAGATGAAGCACTGGAAGTAGCCATTGACCAGCACTTCTGGCAACCTGTTTACCGTCGCTATAAGCGTACATCGTTCTAA
- a CDS encoding ParB/Srx family N-terminal domain-containing protein, which yields MNHKVIVTALGALSLFILPAHASNVSEGNVSEGDVISVTLHQLKPTQPSVGYDQIMYKLGRYQFDREKMFDEICEANGQKGVKSIQDNAQPNVPATFKCESEVGTRKKDMKTIVIAPNGEYFLTDGHHTFNVFYQMPQGGPDFNIHVTVDKDYRDLKNMDEFWKAMVKDGNTWLFDQNDQAITYQQLPTSLGLSNFANDPYRSLMYFTRDISWDKPPQPVPFLEFYWSKQLRKEVNTAAFDLNSTDGYAKAVTRVSEQILTMKSSNVGGSNRSVKEMGQFDQFSQKGFDKLFKKGGKIDYMLRYKNALGSNTHSKELAETAAH from the coding sequence ATGAATCACAAAGTCATTGTTACCGCCCTTGGTGCCTTGAGCCTGTTCATCCTGCCGGCACACGCCAGCAATGTAAGCGAAGGCAATGTAAGCGAAGGCGATGTCATCAGCGTCACTTTACACCAATTGAAACCCACGCAACCTTCCGTCGGGTACGATCAAATCATGTATAAACTTGGCCGCTACCAGTTTGACCGGGAGAAAATGTTTGATGAGATCTGTGAAGCCAATGGTCAGAAAGGGGTAAAAAGCATTCAAGACAATGCCCAACCGAATGTACCTGCCACGTTCAAGTGCGAGTCAGAAGTCGGAACCCGTAAAAAAGACATGAAGACCATAGTGATTGCCCCAAATGGCGAATACTTTTTAACGGACGGCCACCACACCTTCAACGTCTTTTACCAGATGCCTCAGGGCGGCCCTGATTTCAATATCCATGTCACGGTAGATAAAGATTACCGTGATTTAAAAAACATGGATGAGTTCTGGAAGGCGATGGTAAAGGATGGCAACACCTGGCTATTTGACCAAAACGATCAGGCCATCACTTATCAGCAGCTCCCTACATCCCTTGGACTGAGTAACTTTGCCAATGATCCGTATCGTTCACTGATGTACTTTACCCGGGATATCAGCTGGGATAAGCCACCGCAACCTGTGCCATTTTTGGAGTTTTACTGGTCTAAACAACTACGCAAAGAGGTCAATACCGCCGCCTTCGATTTAAACTCAACGGACGGTTACGCCAAAGCAGTCACCCGTGTGAGCGAACAGATACTGACGATGAAAAGCAGCAATGTGGGTGGATCTAACCGCAGCGTGAAAGAGATGGGACAGTTTGACCAGTTCAGCCAAAAAGGCTTCGATAAACTGTTCAAAAAAGGCGGCAAAATCGACTACATGCTGCGCTATAAAAACGCTTTAGGCTCAAATACCCACAGCAAAGAGTTAGCGGAAACCGCGGCCCATTAG
- a CDS encoding PTS fructose transporter subunit IIC produces the protein MSIKDIWRAANPKGHLLTAISFLIPIVCGAGFIIAIGMAMGGKPQDALVLGEFDLWTSMATMGAKALGLLPVVIACGIAGSIAGKPGIAPGFVVGLAANTISAGFIGGILGGYIAGYIALGIIKNVKVPSWARGLMPTLIVPFFASVISGLIMVYIVGTPIGIFTDTLTGFLRSMGTSSNLVLGAVIGALCILDFGGPINKTCFAFVLTLQAQGINEPITALQLVNTATPIGFGLAYFISKLLRKNIYNNEEIETLKSAVPMGVVNIVEGSIPIVMNDIVRGISAAAIGGACGGAVTMVYGADATVPFGGIFMIPTMSNPMAGIMALVVNILVTATVYAVIKKDVPRDVVINNDDEEEDIDLDDIKIS, from the coding sequence ATGAGTATAAAGGACATCTGGAGAGCAGCTAACCCTAAAGGTCATCTGCTGACCGCTATCTCGTTTTTGATTCCGATTGTCTGTGGTGCCGGCTTTATTATTGCCATCGGCATGGCGATGGGAGGCAAGCCTCAGGACGCCTTGGTACTGGGTGAGTTTGACTTGTGGACGTCAATGGCGACCATGGGGGCCAAAGCGCTCGGACTGTTACCCGTTGTGATTGCCTGTGGTATTGCCGGCTCGATTGCGGGTAAACCCGGCATCGCACCAGGTTTTGTGGTCGGCCTAGCGGCAAACACCATTTCTGCTGGTTTTATTGGCGGGATTCTGGGTGGTTATATTGCCGGTTATATCGCGCTGGGTATCATTAAAAATGTCAAAGTGCCGAGCTGGGCCAGAGGATTAATGCCGACACTGATTGTGCCGTTTTTTGCCTCGGTGATCAGTGGCTTAATTATGGTCTATATCGTCGGGACTCCAATTGGCATCTTCACCGATACTCTGACCGGTTTCCTGAGAAGCATGGGGACATCATCCAATCTGGTATTGGGCGCAGTGATTGGTGCTCTGTGTATCCTGGATTTCGGCGGACCGATCAATAAAACCTGTTTTGCCTTTGTACTGACGCTTCAGGCGCAGGGCATCAACGAGCCGATTACTGCACTGCAGTTAGTCAATACGGCCACACCTATCGGCTTCGGACTGGCATACTTCATTAGTAAACTTCTGCGCAAGAACATTTATAACAATGAAGAAATCGAAACTTTAAAATCGGCTGTTCCTATGGGGGTGGTGAACATTGTTGAAGGGTCTATACCGATCGTGATGAATGATATTGTACGCGGTATCTCTGCGGCGGCCATCGGCGGCGCTTGTGGTGGTGCAGTGACGATGGTTTACGGTGCGGACGCAACAGTACCTTTCGGCGGCATTTTTATGATTCCGACTATGTCTAATCCAATGGCCGGTATTATGGCTCTGGTCGTCAATATACTTGTTACCGCCACGGTTTATGCGGTAATCAAGAAAGATGTTCCTCGTGATGTTGTTATAAATAATGATGATGAAGAGGAAGATATCGACCTAGACGATATAAAAATCAGCTAA
- the alsE gene encoding D-allulose 6-phosphate 3-epimerase produces the protein MSEHINISPSLMTMDLDQFKEQITFLNDHVDSFHIDIMDGHFVPNLSLSPWFIEQTRKLTNKEMSAHLMVTDPSFWVQQLIDIRCEVICMPAERVNGIAFRLIDQIHDAGLKAGIVLNPETPVSEILPYIDLLDKVTVMTVDPGFAGQRFLVNMLDKITELRQLREEHGYQYRIEMDGSTNKKHWKVIHDAKPDIYVIGRSGLFNLADNIHSSWEMMVTEFEQETGQKFA, from the coding sequence ATGAGTGAACATATTAATATTTCGCCATCGTTAATGACGATGGACCTGGATCAGTTCAAAGAGCAGATTACTTTTTTAAACGACCATGTCGATTCATTCCATATTGATATTATGGATGGCCATTTTGTGCCTAATCTGAGCTTATCGCCGTGGTTTATTGAACAAACCCGCAAGCTGACCAACAAAGAAATGTCAGCCCATTTGATGGTGACGGATCCGTCATTCTGGGTGCAGCAACTGATTGATATTCGATGTGAGGTCATTTGTATGCCGGCAGAACGTGTCAATGGCATCGCTTTCAGGCTGATTGACCAAATCCATGATGCGGGACTGAAAGCGGGTATCGTATTGAACCCGGAAACGCCGGTGAGCGAGATCCTGCCATACATCGATCTGCTGGACAAAGTAACGGTAATGACGGTCGATCCTGGCTTTGCCGGTCAGCGCTTCCTGGTCAATATGCTGGATAAAATTACCGAACTGCGACAACTGCGTGAAGAGCATGGTTACCAGTATCGGATTGAAATGGATGGGTCGACCAATAAGAAGCACTGGAAAGTGATTCACGATGCCAAACCAGACATCTACGTAATTGGCCGCAGCGGGCTGTTTAACCTCGCTGATAATATCCACAGCTCGTGGGAGATGATGGTAACGGAGTTTGAACAGGAAACCGGCCAAAAATTTGCCTGA